A genome region from Arachis duranensis cultivar V14167 chromosome 8, aradu.V14167.gnm2.J7QH, whole genome shotgun sequence includes the following:
- the LOC107462184 gene encoding LOW QUALITY PROTEIN: protein ULTRAPETALA 1 (The sequence of the model RefSeq protein was modified relative to this genomic sequence to represent the inferred CDS: inserted 1 base in 1 codon) gives MESECETREENNNNNNGFCVFSDDELKDLSGVKRVGGDCVEVTCGCTSHRYGDAVGRLRVFSNGCLQISCECTPGCNEDNMTPSAFEKHSGRETARKWKNNIWVIVNGEKVPLFKTVLLKYYNKVSKAASNNVRGCHRDEFIRCTECNKQRRFRQRXXXLHHDALADSNWKCSDHPYDKITCENEEERASRRVYRGCTRSPTCKGCTTCVCFGCNVCRFSDCTCQTCTDFTWNAKAE, from the exons ATGGAGAGCGAGTGTGAGACGAGAgaagagaataataataataataatgggtTTTGTGTGTTCAGTGATGATGAGCTTAAGGATTTGAGTGGTGTGAAGCGTGTTGGTGGTGACTGTGTTGAAGTCACGTGCGGATGCACTAGTCACAGATATGGTGATGCTGTTGGAAGACTTAGGGTTTTCTCTAATGGCTGCCTCCAAATCTCTTGTGAATGCACTCCTGGTTGCAACGAAG ACAATATGACTCCTTCTGCATTTGAGAAGCACTCTGGAAGAGAGACAGCGAGGAAATGGAAGAATAATATTTGGGTAATAGTTAATGGTGAGAAGGTTCCGTTATTCAAAACAGTTCTACTCAAGTACTATAATAAAGTTTCCAAAGCTGCAAGCAATAATGTGCGTGGTTGCCACCGTGACGAGTTCATCCGTTGCACGGAGTGCAACAAACAGCGCAGGTTCCGGCAGA ANNNNNNNCTTCACCATGATGCTTTGGCTGATAGTAACTGGAAATGTTCTGATCATCCATATGATAA AATTACAtgtgagaatgaagaagagagggCAAGTAGAAGAGTTTACAGAGGCTGCACACGATCACCAACATGCAAAGGATGCACAACATGTGTGTGCTTTGGCTGTAATGTATGTCGCTTTTCGGATTGCACTTGTCAAACTTGCACTGATTTTACATGGAATGCCAAAGCTGAGTAG
- the LOC107462108 gene encoding uncharacterized protein LOC107462108 yields MRKEIKRRRELEGKLLKLESDLRSRNRRTARKDIPLGGEDPFIEHIMQAKVSRNFKIPDMSLYDEMTDPKHHLSNFKSQMFLVDASDVTHCKAFPTTLTKSAMKWFDSLSPRSVTTFNDLAIKFLTRFSIQKDKVKHASSLLGVKQEIGESLRDYVERFNKACLDIQNFSTEAVIMGLVNGLREGLFSHSIPKSYLTSLNEVQERAEKYINIEENARLREPNFRQTYPYQTREKEKVPKKKEEYNSEKPRRYHNYTLLRVFLVDVYREICHTEKLPPPRPIKHKNGGSCAEYCEYYNLYGHSTNDCYDLKM; encoded by the coding sequence ATGAGGAAAGAAATCAAGCGACGAAGAGAGCTGGAAGGAAAGCTCTTAAAACTGGAATCCGACCTTCGAAGTAGGAATCGGCGTACAGCTCGGAAAGATATCCCACTAGGAGGAGAAGACCCTTTCATTGAACACATCATGCAAGCAAAGGTTtctagaaattttaaaattcccGACATGAGCCTTTATGATGAAATGACTGACCCGAAGCACCATttaagcaatttcaaaagtcaGATGTTTTTGGTCGATGCCTCAGATGTGACCCATTGCAAGGCCTTCCCAACAACCCTTACCAAGTCGGCCATGAAGTGGTTTGATAGTCTGTCACCTAGGTCGGTCACCACCTTCAACGACCTCGCAATAAAATTCCTCACCCGATTCTCAATTCAAAAAGACAAGGTCAAACATGCGTCTAGTTTGCTAGGAGTCAAACAAGAGATTGGAGAATCCCTCAGAGATTAcgtggagagattcaacaaggcGTGCCTGGATATCCAAAATTTTTCTACCGAAGCAGTAATAATGGGGTTGGTCAATGGTCTCCGAGAAGGGCTTTTCTCTCACTCTATCCCAAAGAGCTATCTGACCTCTTTAAATGAAGTACAAGAGCGAGCcgagaagtacatcaatataGAGGAGAATGCCAGGTTACGAGAACCTAATTTTCGACAAACATATCCTTATCAAACTCGAGAAAAGGAGAAAGTGCctaaaaagaaggaagaatacAACTCGGAGAAACCAAGGAGGTACCATAATTACACCCTGCTACGAGTTTTCCTTGTGGATGTTTATAGGGAAATTTGCCATACCGAGAAGCTTCCCCCTCCTCGTCCAATTAAACATAAGAATGGTGGAAGTTGTGCTGAATATTGTGAGTACTATAATCTGTACGGACATTCCACAAATGATTGTTACGAcctaaaaatgtga